The DNA region ACACTAAGTGTCCACTGGTAGGTCAATGGGGTATATAATGTACATTTCTTATAAGTTCTACAAGACATAGAGAGCTGGCTTTGGGCTAGTGCTATCCCAGAATATACTAACCTCCAGGCAACTTCTGGATTACTTAGGATTTCTTTAACAGCCAGAAATTCAGTAATTCCTATGaatgttgcaaaaaaaaaaggaaactgttgCACAGAAGAGCGTTCTATGAGGCCCATTTAGGTAAGACTCaaggatacagaaaaaaaaagggcaacAACTCTAGGAGGACAGGTGTGTGATTTATGTCCACTGTGACAGGAAATGGGTGTTGCTAAGGGTCGTTAAGCCGCTGAATGGCACAGCAGAGCTACTCTGTAAGAAGATAGGTAAATGTCATGCAGCAGGAAGTGACTGACAGAAAGCATAGGGCAATCTGGTCAGGAAAAGAAATGgccacattttttgttttgatgagtTCACTTTGTTAAAATGATTTCTAACAGCAGAGCacacatgtttctttttcttgatgtCAAAGCAGACATTGCTTTGTGAAAAACTTCAGGTCAGATATCAAAATGTCAGCGCTTCTTTCAAATTAGCGCAAGCTTGGTCACAGGAGGGGGCGACCAACTGCGCACACTAGTGACAGTGCTACCGCTTCTTGACATTATCAAAGAGAGGTGACAATGCCTTTCCTCCACAGAGACAATGAACCTTCCGTGtcactctctcccccttctctttcaaCAAGGCTGCTAATGAGGTTTTCCCTCCAGAAACTAAGTGAGGCTTTGGGACAAATGAGTGaactcctgtctccttcccttttaCAGAAGATATGAGATATCCAGTCATCAGATCAGTTGAACCCAAAACTCAATGAGAATTGACCTGGGAAAAAGTACAGCTCACATGGACAGGAACTCATTTCCTCCAATGCGATTCATTCTGGCAATACAGAAGTGAGGCATGAAGGGAGGAAAGGCTACCCCTCTGTAATGGCTACAAAAATAATAGTGCCACCTGGTCCCTGGGCTAAGACAGGTTTTTCAGAAATGCCTGTGACTGCAGCAGGAATAGGCTGAAGTTGTTGCAGGAGGTCAGAGCCTGTGTTTGttctcctggtggtggtggtgttctggAAGCAATTGCATCACACATTCTCTGTAAGTCCTCGGAGGAGCAGCCAACACTTTGCTGGCTTCTGCAGATACCTGTGGGTCTGGGGAAGGCAGGTTGGGCTGAACACCAAAAAGGAGGAGCTTACCCCCGTGTGCAAAATCTGGGAATCCCATGGGACACAGCTGGCAGCCAGGCTGAGAGCAGGAAGAGCCCACAATTCTGGTAAAGTGTCCCCGTGACCAGTTCCAGCCACTCTTAGTCCCGCCCAGCCTGGGAACTCACATAAAGGACCAAAGGAGAAGCCCAAGAGGTCACAGTGCTGGCTGTGAGGGACTGGTCACCCAGACATCATGAGTTGGTCCTTGCAGCCCCGGAATTTCATCCTATGCTTCACGTTTTTATTGCTCTCTCCAACTGGCCTAGCCGTAAGTGTTCTTCAGAAGCCCTATtgttttaagggggggggggagagagagagagagagagagagagagagagagaaacaattggAGGCACTAGCaaaatgtctgtgtttttctcCCACAGTACGTTGCTACCAGAGATAACTGTTGCATCTTAGATGAGAGATTCGTAAGTAGTTGCTTTGTCGCTCCTTTTCTTGGACCTGGAGGAGGGTGGGAAAACAAGGCAGTTCTTTCAGATACCAGTTGACACCTTAAGCTTTTGGGAAATGGTTTACTACGTATGGGTGGGACTTAAGGCTCCTCTTCTAGAGTGTTTAGGTGCTTCCTTATTGACTTGCAGGGTAGTTACTGCCCAACCACCTGTGGCATTGCAGACTTCCTGTCCTCTTACCAAAGCAATGTGGACAATGACCTCCTGACACTGGAAGACATCTTATACAGGGCGGAGAACAGAACCACCGAAGCCAAAGTGCTGATCAAAGCAATTCAAGTTAATTACAACCCCAACCAAGCCACAAAGCCAAGTGAGAAACCCCACTGTGGGCGGATTCACCTCTTCTGCTTCCGGCTGCTCTGTTTGCTTACGTGATGTTCCTGTCTCTTGCTCTGTTACAGATACGATAGAGAGTGCCACTCAGAAGTCTAAGAAAATGGTAGAAGAGATTCTGAAATATGAAGCGCTGATATTAACACATGAGACAAGTATTCGGTATGCGCCTGGCTTTTTGATTTGCTCTCCAAGGCAGTCTGCACTTTTACTTAGTATTCTTCATTTCACAGACAGTgatcttggaatttttttttttttaatttataatatcaAATTAGCCCAGTGGGGATAcgaggagttttgttttgttttttctttgtttgtttttgttgttttttgtttgtttgttttgttttgttttttgcacaaAATGAGGTGTACCggcttgtaattttttaaaaataatcacactGGAGAAAGGTTATTCTAGATGTCTCCAATTGTCCTTCTTACTCTATTTACCTGAACGTCTCCCATCCCCTTACAATGTCAAGTCACATGCATGGGAATTTGGGTGTGGAAAGATACAATCCTCTTCATAAATATGTCACCAAACTGACATTAAGAGGATCTTATCTTGGCTACTGTCAAAGGTGGAGGGAAAAGTAAAAATCTTGGAGCCCCTTGACCATAGTGCACAGACCTGCATTTATTCATGGCTTCTGCCCTCACTTCAAGCTCCCCAGAGACTGACTCTAGGTGGGCATGGAATCTCAGGTGCAGTTTTAAATCCGTGGCCAGTTTTCCCCAAAATTGAACTCCCAGCCCCATTGGAAACTGAGGTAGGCGGTAGCTGGGAGAAGTGGCCTCAAGCatgtttctcctccctctgctaCGGGAAGGTAGTGTTACTGTTGCTACAGTTGTtaccatttcttttgcttttgctcacgattaaaatataaagaaaccgTTGTGAGAAATGTTCTAAGATGGAGGGACAAGGTTGTCCAGTAATTCATACATCTTCTTTacctcaaagacacacacagtggtTTAGACATTGTCCATACTCATCTGTTGTTGGGTCTGAGTATTTATAAGCGACCATGCAAGGAGTGACCAAGGCAGAATTCCCGCTCTCCTCAGGTGTTTTCTAGAGATATGGAACAAGAAAAGGAGAGGCACCTACTGTTTCCACGTATAGTAATGTCTCAGGCACCCTTCCTGTGTAAGTTACAGAATAGCTACTGCTCTGATTCCCCTCAGccagacccaccccacccccacccccacccaccccaacgtTATTACCTGACTCCCCTCACAGGGAAGGCCAGAGTCAGAAAAGCCACCTGCAGTGACCTTTGTTTATTGACAGGgactttgttatttgttttcaaagttgAGACTACCTGCCCCATCCAAGTCCCAACTATGCTCCAGTGGACACAGATTGGGGTTGAATTTTCCTCTTCCCCAaagtttccatttaattttacaattagaAAGTTCACAGCCTCGCAAGAATGAAGTCATTTATCACAAAGGAGTTCTCGAGAGAAATAAGGCGACGACGTTTCTAACAGAGAAGAATCACAACCCGTTTTTCTGAAAGGAGCACTTATCCCCTCTTACACACTGCTCTGTTGCTAGGTATTTACAGGAAATCTATAATTCAAACAACCAGAAGATCGTGAACCTGAAACAGAAGGTAGCCCAGCTTGAAGCTCAGTGCCAGGGGCCTTGCAAGGACACCGTGCAAATCCATGACACAACTGGGAAAGGTACACCAGAGGTTTATCCTGGGATCAAGGCCATCAAAGCAAACAGCCAAACCAAAAGCAATGGTATACCTTTCAAAGTGCAGCGAGTTTGAAAAGCATCTGACTTTAAACATAAGGATTCCAACTGCCCGGAGCTGGCTTGGGTTTTAATCCATAACTTGGAAGGAATGAGATTGGAGAGGCTAGCGAGGCTGCTAACACTGCTAACGCCCTACCTGGGGTTCAGTGCCCTacctgttgctttttttcttcatcagATTGTCAGGATATTGCCAACAAGGGTGCCAGAGAAAGTGGACTTTACTTCATAAAGCCTCTGCATGCTAAGCAGCAGTTCTTAGTGTACTGTGAAATCGACGGATCTGGAAACGGTTGGACTGTGTTGCAGAAGGTAAGTGCTTCTGGCTGCATATATAGGAAATAAATGGCCCGTGTTGCTCCAGGGGCTTCTCTCTAAGCACACTGTGAATACTACCCCAGGGAACTCTGACCATGGCCTTCCTGAGGTGAGGACTATTGTCACCTTACCTTACAAGGGAGCCATTAACGCATGAGACCACCTAAGTGATGATTAATTGGCAGGATCTGAATTCAGCTGCAGGGCTTTTCCGCGCTTTAAGCAATACCGTGCTAACTCTGTTATTACACATGCTATGGTTGCATACGTAGAGTCTGTTAGTGACAAGGCATTGAAGAGAGCTAACAATGACCcacagcctctcagaggacacaaTTGGGCAGCTCAGGACAAAGATTTTCTGGGCATCTGCCTGTCTGGTACCCACTGCAACATTGGCTTTTTTTACCTTGTATACCTGTGAGTTCTGAAGACCTCTatgggtctttaaaaaaaaaaaactacaacaaaaacaacaacagaacaccCCTACCATTACTATGGGGATAATGTGTagcaggcatgtgcatgtgtgtaacgTGTTTATAATCCTCAGAGCTTGATAGGCAGTGAAATGGAGGCAGGTTACAGGAGGTCAGTTAGCGGGCCATTGGCAGACCCGTATCCTCcacatttttaatgttctttctttatatGTACCAAtcatctttcctcttctcttgccCATGCTGTCATGCAACTAGAGGACTGATGGCAGCGTGGATTTCAAAAAGAACTGGATTCAGTACAAAGAAGGATTTGGACACCTGTCTCCCACCGGCACCACGGAGTTCTGGCTCGGAAATGAGAAGATTCATTTGATAAGCACACAGACCCAAATCCCATATACACTGAGAATTCAGCTCAAGGACTGGAGTGGCAGAACCAGGTGTGGTATGGAAGGGACTTTAACTCTTTGCCATAGATATCAGCTACAACATTTATCAGCTATGAATATATCAGCTAAATGGATGCATTCACGACTGGCAGTGGACAAACAGCAAACACTCTGACAAATGCAGAGTACACCCACGCTTTCCTGGGAGTACATTTGGTCCTTGTAGAGTCCGAAGAGTAAGCTAGGCTGGGTCTCCTCCAGGATGCCTATGAGTGCCCCGGTACAATTTCCATACCTTGGAAACTTCGGTGATTGCTGTGGGGTGTTAAATATGAGCCAGAAATTGAGTGTGAAGTTAAATTCAATCAAATCCAAGCATTCAGATTTCTCACTCATTTAATGACTGGTCATTCTGTCAAATTATGGACCACCTTAAAGTCAACTGACTCCTGTGGTGATGCACAGCCCTGCTAAGCTGAGAGGTTATCTGGAGTTTTGGTTTTGGACACTTAatttaagtgaaagaaaatacAGCATTCTTATCAGatatgaaataatgaaacatGCTCTGTTTCCGAACACGtttttttaactttgattttAATCCCCAAACTATCATAGTCAGCAGGCCTTTTTCTATATGAGCATCCTCTACCTTCCAAGTATGAGGTACTGGGGAAGAGattaaatattttctggaaatCTCTATCTGTTCACAAAGGGCCATTATTCTCTCTGCTATGCAGAACTATGGCTTCCTTCACAAATTTTCTAGAGGAgctctctctgactcttgtgGCTCCCAGTTCATGTATCACATGGGGTTCATAGCTTCTGTGATGTTCTAgaaagccctttttttttttttttttttttttgcgagtaTATCACTGCTTTGAGAAAGGAAACCCTTTCACGCCCTTACACTTTACATGGGATGGATGGAAAATGAAACCCCTTTCCTTCAAACTTGAGGTATGGGTTGAATCGTGGTAGATAACTATTGTGACCTATGATAATGTGTGAGTAATGCTAACAGAAGTTAAATGAAAGTTAAGTAATTAGATTTACCCACATTTTTTCATTTGATCTGAAGATTCtgaaactaaaaagcaagtaagtgGCTTTTAGTTTTTCTGGGATTTGCTGGAGGCTTTTAGATCCAGGGATGAGCTCTGAACTGGCGCACACAGGTATTGCCTAGCTTTGCAGAAAAAGTCACTCCATATGTCAGCTTTTGCTTTGTGACTTGAGATGTGTTATCTCCATTTTTTCCGCACAGCACTGCAGACTATGCCACGTTCAAGGTGGGTCCTGAGTCTGACAAATACCGCCTGACCTATGCCTACTTCCTTGGTGGAGATGCCGGGGACGCCTTTGATGGCTTTGATTTTGGTGATGATCCTAGTGACAAGTTTTTCACATCCCACAATGGCATGCACTTCAGCACCTGGGACAATGATAATGACAAGTTTGAAGGCAACTGTGCTGAACAGGACGGATCCGGTTGGTGGATGAACAAATGTCATGCTGGCCACCTCAATGGCATTTATTAtcaaggtatttttttctttcagttatgaGTATTTGTGTAACAGATATTACACAAATGGAAGGTAATAAACAGAAGCAGCGAGATGGAATTAGAATAAACAGAAAAGGCCTTTTCTTTTATAGCTCTTCATTTGAAATCAGAATTGGATAACAATAATTATCCAACTGGCATTATCTTAAATAAGATTAAGTTTTTGCCTACAGTGGTCACCTCTATAGGGCCTCCAACTCTGAGGAAATGTCAGTGGTTTTTATATTGTGCTGAACCTCTCATTCTCTGAGTTGGAGTTTGGGGCAGTGGTGTCTCCTTTAGACCTACAATGTACGTGATATAGGTGGACTAGCATTACCATATCTGTGCTTGTGGACACGTTACTCTGGCTCAGCTCTTCATGAACTGGGTGGCAAATAAAAGCGGTGGGCAGTGAATACATGGCAGAAGAAATGGAataagaggcaaaaaaaaaaaaaaagaaagaaagaaagaaagaaaagtgttagTAAAGGCAAAGGTCGTAGCACCCTGAGTGAAAGAGCTAGCCTGGTATTACAGACACTTGTTTTTGTATGGGGAAGACAATGGTTTCTGTAAGGCTAAACGGGTTTGGAACTTCCTAGCAGTTTTTTATGGAGAGACCCCAGGGACATGAACGAATATTTTAAGGAATTAGAATATAGCGCCATCTTCTGATGAGAAACTGAAACTGCACGATGCTGTAGAACAGCTTTATAGAGACACTTTCTAAAGCCCTTAACAGTATCTTCCATTAGCCAGAAGATTGTGCTGTCATGCAGTGCCAAACCAGCCACCTGCTCAGGAATCTGCAGCTCCTACCATAGTAACCTGACTTCAAGATTGCCTCTAGGAG from Acomys russatus chromosome 15, mAcoRus1.1, whole genome shotgun sequence includes:
- the Fgg gene encoding fibrinogen gamma chain gives rise to the protein MSWSLQPRNFILCFTFLLLSPTGLAYVATRDNCCILDERFGSYCPTTCGIADFLSSYQSNVDNDLLTLEDILYRAENRTTEAKVLIKAIQVNYNPNQATKPNTIESATQKSKKMVEEILKYEALILTHETSIRYLQEIYNSNNQKIVNLKQKVAQLEAQCQGPCKDTVQIHDTTGKDCQDIANKGARESGLYFIKPLHAKQQFLVYCEIDGSGNGWTVLQKRTDGSVDFKKNWIQYKEGFGHLSPTGTTEFWLGNEKIHLISTQTQIPYTLRIQLKDWSGRTSTADYATFKVGPESDKYRLTYAYFLGGDAGDAFDGFDFGDDPSDKFFTSHNGMHFSTWDNDNDKFEGNCAEQDGSGWWMNKCHAGHLNGIYYQGGTYSKSSTPNGYDNGIIWATWKSRWYSMKETTMKIIPFNRLSIGNGQQHHLGASKQAGDI